A DNA window from Purpureocillium takamizusanense chromosome 9, complete sequence contains the following coding sequences:
- a CDS encoding uncharacterized protein (TransMembrane:6 (i20-39o59-83i104-122o142-164i176-194o214-236i)~COG:P~COG:Q~EggNog:ENOG503NUTR), with product MVGQLGYGELIRKQFKPGKLMFHFLFWTFHWGIFAYGWYKQAADERLAGLNTLQYSVWISRGAGLILSVDGMLILLPVCRTIMRWLRPKVRFLPLDENLWMHRQLAYALLLFTILHVGAHYVNFFNVEKTQIRPVSALQIHYAQPGGITGHVMLLCMLFMFTTAHARIRQQSFETFWYTHHLFIPFFLALYTHTVGCFVRDSVEAFSPFAGDPYWTHCIGYLGWRWELWTGGLYLIERLYREIRARRETTITRVIRHPYDVVELQFNKPSFRYKAGQWLFLQVPSISRYQWHPFTITSCPYDPYISVHVRQVGDFTRALGDATGAGSAQAKLYDGVDPMGMYEVALQNGQQMPALRVDGPYGAPAEDVFENEIAVLIGTGIGVTPWAAILKNIWHLRNSPNPPTRLRRVEFIWVCKDTGSFEWFQTLLSSLEEQSNEAARLPGSTGVEFLKIHTYLTQRLDMDTTQNIVLNSVGADMDPLTELKSRTHFGRPDFRRLFTTMRNGILDRTYLNGLEGSMRTTVGVYFCGPSAAARDIKAASKAATVREVNFRFWKEHF from the exons ATGGTCGGGCAACTGGGCTATGGCGAATTAATTCGCAAGCAGTTCAAGCCCGGTAAACTGATGTTCCACTTCCTCTTTTGGACGTTCCACTGGGGCATCTTTGCCTATGGCTG GTATAAGCAAGCCGCCGatgagcgcctcgccggcctcaacACGTTGCAGTACTCAGTCTGGATCTCGCGTGGTGCCGGACTCATTTTATCCGTTGACGGCATGTTGATCTTGCTCCCCGTCTGCCGCACCATCATGCGCTGGCTGCGACCCAAAGTACGCTTCTTGCCGCTCGACGAAAATCTGTGGATGCACAGGCAGCTGGCATAcgcgcttctcctcttcACCATCCTCCATGTCGGCGCACACTACGTCAACTTCTTCAACGTCGAAAAGACCCAGATCCGTCCCGTGTCGGCCCTGCAGATTCACTACGCCCAGCCGGGTGGCATCACTGGCCACGTCATGCTGCTGTGCATGCTGTTCATGTTCACCACGGCCCATGCACGCATCCGCCAGCAGTCGTTTGAGACATTCTGGTACACGCACCATCTCTTCAttcccttcttcctcgctCTCTACACGCATACTGTCGGCTGCTTCGTGCGCGACTCGGTTGAGGCCTTTTCGCCTTTTGCAGGCGACCCCTACTGGACGCACTGTATTGGATAtctgggctggcgctgggAGCTTTGGACCGGCGGTCTGTACTTGATTGAGCGCCTCTATCGCGAGATtcgtgcccgccgcgagaCCACCATCACTCGTGTCATCCGTCACCCTtacgacgtcgtcgagcttcAGTTCAACAAGCCCTCGTTTCGCTACAAGGCCGGCCAGTGGCTCTTCCTGCAGGTGCCTTCCATCTCTCGCTACCAGTGGCATCCCTTCACCATCACCTCTTGCCCTTATGACCCTTATATCTCGGTCCACGTTCGCCAAGTCGGTGACTTCACCCGGGCGCTCGGTGATGCAACGGGTGCCGGTAGCGCACAGGCCAAGCTTtacgacggcgtcgatccCATGGGCATGTACGAGGTTGCCCTCCAGAACGGTCAGCAGATGCCCGCCCTCCGCGTCGATGGGCCCTACGGTGCACCGGCTGAAGACGTCTTCGAAAACGAAATTGCCGTGCTCATTGGCACTGGTATCGGCGTCACGCCCTGGGCCGCCATTCTGAAGAATATCTGGCACCTCCGTAACTCGCCGAACCCCCCGACCCGCCTGCGCCGTGTCGAGTTCATTTGGGTCTGCAAGGATACTGGCTCTTTCGAGTGGTTTCAAACCCTGCTCTCGTCTTTGGAGGAGCAGTCCAACGAAGCGGCTCGTCTGCCCGGCTCTACGGGTGTTGAATTCCTCAAGATCCACACCTATCTTACCCAGCGCCTCGACATGGATACCACTCAGAACATTGTCCTCAAtagcgtcggcgccgacatggaTCCGCTCACCGAGCTGAAGTCGCGCACGCACTTTGGCCGGCCTGACTTCCGTCGTCTGTTCACCACCATGCGCAATGGCATCCTAGACAGGACGTACCTCAACGGTTTGGAGGGTAGCATGCGCACAACCGTCGGTGTCTACTTTTGCGGAccctctgctgctg CCCGCGATATCAAGGCAgcgtccaaggccgccaccgTTCGGGAGGTTAATTTTCGGTTTTGGAAAGAGCACTTCTGA
- a CDS encoding uncharacterized protein (TransMembrane:4 (i34-51o71-93i105-123o143-165i)~COG:P~COG:Q~EggNog:ENOG503NUTR), which translates to MLILLPVCRTIMRWLRPKVRFLPLDENLWMHRQLAYALLLFTILHVGAHYVNFFNVEKTQIRPVSALQIHYAQPGGITGHVMLLCMLFMFTTAHARIRQQSFETFWYTHHLFIPFFLALYTHTVGCFVRDSVEAFSPFAGDPYWTHCIGYLGWRWELWTGGLYLIERLYREIRARRETTITRVIRHPYDVVELQFNKPSFRYKAGQWLFLQVPSISRYQWHPFTITSCPYDPYISVHVRQVGDFTRALGDATGAGSAQAKLYDGVDPMGMYEVALQNGQQMPALRVDGPYGAPAEDVFENEIAVLIGTGIGVTPWAAILKNIWHLRNSPNPPTRLRRVEFIWVCKDTGSFEWFQTLLSSLEEQSNEAARLPGSTGVEFLKIHTYLTQRLDMDTTQNIVLNSVGADMDPLTELKSRTHFGRPDFRRLFTTMRNGILDRTYLNGLEGSMRTTVGVYFCGPSAAARDIKAASKAATVREVNFRFWKEHF; encoded by the exons ATGTTGATCTTGCTCCCCGTCTGCCGCACCATCATGCGCTGGCTGCGACCCAAAGTACGCTTCTTGCCGCTCGACGAAAATCTGTGGATGCACAGGCAGCTGGCATAcgcgcttctcctcttcACCATCCTCCATGTCGGCGCACACTACGTCAACTTCTTCAACGTCGAAAAGACCCAGATCCGTCCCGTGTCGGCCCTGCAGATTCACTACGCCCAGCCGGGTGGCATCACTGGCCACGTCATGCTGCTGTGCATGCTGTTCATGTTCACCACGGCCCATGCACGCATCCGCCAGCAGTCGTTTGAGACATTCTGGTACACGCACCATCTCTTCAttcccttcttcctcgctCTCTACACGCATACTGTCGGCTGCTTCGTGCGCGACTCGGTTGAGGCCTTTTCGCCTTTTGCAGGCGACCCCTACTGGACGCACTGTATTGGATAtctgggctggcgctgggAGCTTTGGACCGGCGGTCTGTACTTGATTGAGCGCCTCTATCGCGAGATtcgtgcccgccgcgagaCCACCATCACTCGTGTCATCCGTCACCCTtacgacgtcgtcgagcttcAGTTCAACAAGCCCTCGTTTCGCTACAAGGCCGGCCAGTGGCTCTTCCTGCAGGTGCCTTCCATCTCTCGCTACCAGTGGCATCCCTTCACCATCACCTCTTGCCCTTATGACCCTTATATCTCGGTCCACGTTCGCCAAGTCGGTGACTTCACCCGGGCGCTCGGTGATGCAACGGGTGCCGGTAGCGCACAGGCCAAGCTTtacgacggcgtcgatccCATGGGCATGTACGAGGTTGCCCTCCAGAACGGTCAGCAGATGCCCGCCCTCCGCGTCGATGGGCCCTACGGTGCACCGGCTGAAGACGTCTTCGAAAACGAAATTGCCGTGCTCATTGGCACTGGTATCGGCGTCACGCCCTGGGCCGCCATTCTGAAGAATATCTGGCACCTCCGTAACTCGCCGAACCCCCCGACCCGCCTGCGCCGTGTCGAGTTCATTTGGGTCTGCAAGGATACTGGCTCTTTCGAGTGGTTTCAAACCCTGCTCTCGTCTTTGGAGGAGCAGTCCAACGAAGCGGCTCGTCTGCCCGGCTCTACGGGTGTTGAATTCCTCAAGATCCACACCTATCTTACCCAGCGCCTCGACATGGATACCACTCAGAACATTGTCCTCAAtagcgtcggcgccgacatggaTCCGCTCACCGAGCTGAAGTCGCGCACGCACTTTGGCCGGCCTGACTTCCGTCGTCTGTTCACCACCATGCGCAATGGCATCCTAGACAGGACGTACCTCAACGGTTTGGAGGGTAGCATGCGCACAACCGTCGGTGTCTACTTTTGCGGAccctctgctgctg CCCGCGATATCAAGGCAgcgtccaaggccgccaccgTTCGGGAGGTTAATTTTCGGTTTTGGAAAGAGCACTTCTGA
- a CDS encoding uncharacterized protein (EggNog:ENOG503NV7C~COG:T) translates to MTSSEKPPESSQTRAIRHGLAGHDDSSRPTGVVDKTTAATATDAAHPRADSRLMRTVTGDPAANNPNNQEAGHRAVGGNRFLRDPLGLSTSGATRSPSQSPFRLAMPSISPGQLAFSAMQYLPVPTLVLNNLKTVVLANEAMGRMIGIINDETDQDDATATIEKLRGQTLSQVGIDMLQDGRPVWITWEAFLDSLVGDVGVRPPATDGTTRDSRGDATPTVGSLGHSTGRTKQDAVVEVVVSRKDLTKTTFDTRYKSKESEYQAFAKMIVTIWEVEERQTYFTLTFTNTQSTPSTPSNLRKSIARPSLLEAADRKSIAYSNPSSVASSRDSSSPSFHSPGIVTMSSSPFPPMGPPSVAAHASTPSLLQKIILMKDALLDNTQMPILAMWKDGSVTFPNKAARMLLPKDADLDVANDGFELIKLWQLWTDDFSRQLDVAEYPMSILVRTESPFLSIRVGMFDREGHRIIFDVLGEAIRDDTTGEFLAGVVTGRDVTVMTEEIEQIKERDDERFKLICDTMPQLVWTATPDGLHDFFNTRWYMYTGLKPEECLGVMWQNPFHPDDTPEALTRWNYSLRTGEPYQVEYRCRSKTGEWRWFLGRALAVRSKETGEVEKWFGTCTDIHESMETKFTAKRTRQQLLSVIAHSHVTIFTVDPNRNVTMLEGALIWNNTYEENHDGTRWFIGKNMYTVFNRLTQQLPEGERPEFLRPIEDILDGKSKEDVKEHAIDDRFYRTRFLPMYGKQAHDGKPTNESCIEGVIGVIFDVTELKEREEAIREQSREKRRAMASEAAAKEANRLKSQFLANMSHEIRTPITGVLGMAELLGDMELDEEQRDYVDNIQSSATSLLTVINDILDFSKVESGRLDVEEVQFSLSLIVKEVGKMLQFAVERKNLKFESDIDGDIEKDMVVIGDPGRVRQIITNLLTNSIKFTNQGYVRFSVAKEKETDDAIDIKFVVEDTGIGIQEDVRKKLFQPFSQGDASTARRFGGTGLGLTICKNLLDLMRGRITLESTVGTGTTVTFWIPFSKPHGQQDSSLAQSGAIPDRLQSELSLSCNSSEYEQVAGVTSGSDGAPVSSEPRRRLSVRTPPGIERELPRAERAKMHVLVVEDNPVNQKIAIKTIGKLGFQVTAAWNGKEALKYLTDASKGQKTKPDIILMDVQMPIIDGYKCTHLLRHHLPYKTILHDVPIVAMTASAIHGDREKCKRAGMDDYLAKPVTMTILEKMLIRWGTSKRRIPQLQDTIASDCSEMSEHCDNADIPHIGLENENLSVTDREMDEANNSPITPRPLTTNGQHELSPFDSPMAEELAPQIRRQEGEKELSTMLQETKMIDAAGGPLNMRSSSFQEASPGEALTEENMSRLVNETSTNMAQTPT, encoded by the exons ATGACCTCATCTGAGAAGCCCCCCGAAAGCAGTCAGACTCGAGCTATTAGGCACGGTCTTGCAGGTCACGATGACTCTTCTCGACCAACCGGCGTGGTCGACAAGACGACAGCGGCTACCGCGACTGACGCTGCCCATCCCCGCGCAGACTCGAGGTTGATGAGAACAGTCACGGGCGACCCTGCTGCGAACAATCCGAACAATCAAGAGGCCGGTCACCGCGCGGTCGGCGGTAACCGTTTCCTCCGCGACCCCCTCGGGCTTTCCACGTCTGGTGCGACTCGTTCGCCGTCGCAAAGCCCCTTCCGACTCGCCATGCCGTCCATATCACCAGGCCAGCTCGCCTTTTCGGCGATGCAGTACCTTCCTGTACCGACGCTTGTCCTCAACAATTTGAAAACGGTCGTCCTGGCAAATGAGGCGATGGGCAGGATGATAGGCATCATCAATGACGAGACCGATCAAGACGATGCGACCGCTACAATTGAAAAGCTGCGGGGGCAGACGCTATCCCaagtcggcatcgacatGCTACAGGATGGGCGGCCCGTGTGGATCACTTGGGAAGCCTTCCTCGACTCGCTAGTCGGGGACGTGGGCGtccggccgccagcgacaGATGGCACGACGCGCGATTCTCGTGGCGATGCGACACCCACGGTCGGATCGCTAGGTCACTCGACCGGGCGGACAAAGcaagacgccgtcgtcgaggtggttGTCAGCCGCAAGGACCTGACGAAAACCACTTTTGACACGCGGTATAAGTCCAAGGAATCCGAGTATCAGGCATTTGCCAAGATGATTGTCACGATATGGGAAGTGGAAGAGCGACAAACGTACTTCACTCTGACCTTCACCAACACGCAGTCCACGCCCTCAACCCCCAGCAACCTGCGCAAGTCCATCGCACGGCCCAGCTTGCTAGAGGCTGCCGATCGCAAGTCCATTGCGTACTCGAACCCGTCGTCGGTTGCCTCGAGCCGAGACTCTAGCTCCCCATCGTTTCACAGCcccggcatcgtcaccatgtCCTCGAGCCCGTTTCCGCCTATGGGGCCTCCATCCGTTGCGGCGCACGCGAGCACACCGTCTCTCCTGCAAAAAATCATATTGATGAAGGATGCTCTACTAGATAATACTCAGATGCCGATTCTGGCGATGTGGAAGGACGGCAGTGTGACCTTCCCTAATAAGGCTGCGAGGATGTTGCTTCCGAAAGACGCCGACCTAGATGTGGCAAATGATGGGTTTGAACTCATCAAATTGTGGCAATTGTGGACTGACGACTTCAGCCGCCAGCTGGACGTTGCTGAATACCCCATGTCTATCCTCGTCAGAACGGAGTCGCCATTCCTCAGCATTCGCGTTGGCATGTTCGACAGAGAAGGTCATCGGATCATCTTTGATGTCTTGGGCGAGGCGATCCGCGACGATACCACGGGCGAGTTTCTTGCTGGTGTTGTGACAGGGCGAGACGTCACCGTGATGACGGAGGAAATCGAGCAGATCaaggagcgcgacgacgaacgaTTCAAGCTCATTTGCGACACCATGCCGCAACTTGTGTGGACTGCGACCCCGGACGGTTTGCATGACTTCTTCAACACACGATGGTACATGTATACAGGGCTGAAACCGGAGGAGTGCTTGGGAGTCATGTGGCAAAATCCTTTCCACCCGGACGATACTCCAGAGGCACTCACTCGGTGGAACTATTCACTCAGAACGGGCGAGCCGTATCAGGTAGAATACCGATGTCGAAGCAAAACGGGCGAGTGGAGATGGTTCTTGGGccgtgccctcgccgtccgaAGTAAAGAGACGGGAGAGGTCGAAAAGTGGTTCG GAACGTGTACCGACATTCATGAAAGCATGGAGACAAAGTTCACAGCGAAACGCACTCGACAGCAACTGCTCAGCGTCATTGCTCACTCGCACGTCACCATCTTCACTGTCGATCCGAACCGGAACGTGACCATGCTCGAGGGCGCGTTGATATGGAATAATACCTACGAGGAGAACCACGACGGAACTAGATGGTTCATCGGCAAGAACATGTATACTGTGTTCAACCGCTTGACGCAACAGTTGCCCGAAGGGGAGCGACCAGAGTTCTTGCGGCCCATCGAGGACATACTCGATGGCAAATCGAAGGAGGACGTAAAGGAACATGCGATCG ACGATCGGTTTTATCGGACTCGGTTTCTGCCCATGTATGGCAAGCAGGCGCACGATGGCAAGCCCACTAATGAAAGTTGCATCGAAGGCGTTATCGGTGTCATTTTCGACGTCACGGAACTGAAGGAGAGGGAAGAAGCGATTCGAGAACAATCCCGGGAGAAGCGCCGCGCCATGGCTAgtgaggccgccgccaaggaggcaAATCGGTTGAAGAGCCAGTTCTTGGCAAACATGTCGCACGAGATTCGTACGCCAATCACCGGTGTATTGGGAATGGCAGAGCTTTTGGGCGACATGGAATTGGACGAGGAACAGCGCGATTACGTTGACAACATTCagagctcggcgacgtcgctgctGACTGTCATCAACGATATCCTCGACTTCTCCAAGGTCGAGTCGGGACGCCTTGACGTCGAAGAGGTCCAGTTCTCGCTCTCACTCATCGTCAAAGAGGTCGGCAAGATGTTGCAATTCGCCGTGGAGCGAAAGAACCTCAAGTTTGAGTCCGATATTGACGGCGATATCGAAAAGGACATGGTCGTAATTGGCGATCCCGGACGCGTGCGACAGATCATTACAAACCTATTGACAAACAGCATCAAGTTCACAAATCAAGGCTATGTTCGCTTCTCGGTGGCAAAGGAGAAAGAGACGGACGACGCAATTGACATCAAGTTCGTCGTTGAGGACACCGGTATAGGAATTCAAGAAGACGTGCGCAAGAAGCTGTTTCAGCCATTCAGCCAAGGCGATGCATCTACCGCGAGGCGATTCGGCGGAACGGGCTTGGGCCTCACCATCTGCAAGAACTTGCTGGATCTGATGCGTGGCCGTATTACCTTGGAATCGACCGTAGGGACAGGCACGACAGTCACATTCTGGATACCTTTCAGCAAGCCTCACGGGCAGCAAGACTCGAGCCTGGCCCAGTCTGGTGCTATCCCGGACCGTCTGCAGTCGGAATTGAGCTTGTCATGCAACAGCTCCGAGTATGAACAGGTCGCGGGAGTGACCTCAGGATCGGATGGCGCGCCGGTTTCATCGGAaccgcgccgacgcctctCTGTACGGACACCGCCGGGTATCGAACGAGAGCTTCCTCGGGCAGAGCGTGCAAAAATGCATgtgttggtggtggaggaCAA TCCCGTGAACCAGAAAATTGCCATCAAAACCATCGGGAAGCTTGGGTTCCAGGTGACGGCCGCATGGAACGGCAAAGAGGCCCTGAAGTACTTGACGGACGCCAGCAAGGGGCAAAAGACCAAACCCGACATCATCCTCATGGATGTACAGATGCCCATCATTGACGGCTACAAATGCACACACTTATTGCGGCACCACCTACCATACAAGACCATATTGCACGATGTGCCCATTGTGGCCATGACAGCCTCCGCAATTCACGGAGACCGAGAGAAATGCAAGCGAGCTGGCATGGACGACTACCTGGCCAAGCCTGTCACCATGACGATCCTTGAGAAGATGCTAATCAGATGGGGCACGTCGAAGCGCCGCATCCCGCAGCTTCAGGATACCATCGCCTCAGACTGCTCGGAGATGAGCGAGCACTGCGACAATGCCGACATTCCGCACATTGGGCTCGAAAACGAGAATTTGTCGGTGACGGACCGCGAGATGGACGAAGCGAACAACAGCCCCATCACGCCCCGACCGCTCACGACCAACGGCCAGCACGAGCTCTCGCCGTTTGACTCGcccatggccgaggagctcgctcCCCAGATCAGGCGCCAAGAGGGCGAGAAGGAGCTGTCGACGATGCTCCAGGAGACCAAGATGAtcgacgcggcgggcgggccgctcAACATGAGGAGCAGCTCGTTCCAGGAGGCCAGCCCCGGCGAGGCCCTGACGGAGGAGAACATGAGCAGGCTCGTGAACGAGACGAGCACCAACATGGCGCAAACGCCCACGTAG
- a CDS encoding uncharacterized protein (COG:P~MEROPS:MER0215799~EggNog:ENOG503NW7M) yields the protein MFRPDRLIHDFVHMKSEHRADEALHTLKRIASMVKPLMRARRWHVGKLVEFYPPTTSGQTLLGLNYNRGRKICLRLRHPGDRRQFIPFEQVLDTMLHELAHIVHGPHDDKFNKLWDQLRDEMQSLLNKGYTGEGFLTEGRRLGGTRVSGNELRRLVRQAADDRRTNQAGATLGRRLGGAAPSPGHDIRRIIADAADRRRRVLRGCAEESLSQREIQEIADQAAHNGFRTQAEEDEANEAAISQALWELVQEDEKRRLGDAYVPPAETIPEQYRQDLVSSEQPVGAAAEIAGSRRAATYPAKTSVSLLQRNRANETACSWECEVCTLRNPTNYLCCDACGVERPQRKRRKVERESASSTPQSAVIDLTSSPPKNKGKGRRISHIRQPSPPPALSWTCQACGMEMERQWWSCMRCGWVKDNSK from the exons ATGTTCAGGCCGGATCGACTGATTCACGACTTCGTGCACATGAAGAGCGAGCATCGCGCAGATGAGGCTCTTCACACGCTCAAGAGGATAGCTTCCATGGTCAAACCCCTCATGCGCGCCCGGCGGTGGCACGtcggcaagctcgtcgagtTTTACCCCCCGACAACCTCTGGCCAGACCCTTCTGG GACTCAACTACAATCGGGGTAGGAAGATATGCTTGAGGCTACGGCATCCTGGAGATCGCCGTCAGTTCATCCCCTTTGAGCAGGTCCTGGACACCATGCTTCACGAACTCGCTCACATCGTCCATGGACCCCACGATGACAAGTTCAACAAACTTTGGGaccagctgcgcgacgagatGCAGAGCCTTCTAAACAAGGGCTACACTGGTGAAGGTTTCTTGACCGAAGGCCGTCGCCTGGGCGGCACCAGAGTGTCTGGAAATGAGCTGCGTCGACTCGTACGGCAAGCGGCAGACGATCGCCGCACTAACCAGGCTGGAGCAACTCTCGGACGACGGCtaggcggcgcggccccgAGTCCTGGGCATGACATCCGCCGCATTATTGCCGATGCTGCCGACCGAAGGAGACGTGTGCTTCGTGGGTGTGCCGAGGAGAGTCTCAGTCAGCGCGAAATCCAGGAGATTGCAGACCAGGCCGCACACAACGGCTTCCGCACACAAGCAGAAGAGGACGAAGCGAACGAGGCTGCCATTTCTCAAGCTTTGTGGGAGCTGGTCcaggaggacgagaagaggAGGCTGGGCGATGCCTATGTCCCACCCGCGGAAACTATACCAGAACAATACCGGCAGGACCTCGTTAGTTCTGAACAACccgttggcgccgctgccgaaaTCGCAGGATCGCGGCGTGCAGCGACGTATCCCGCAAAGACTTCGGTAAGCCTGTTGCAGAGGAATCGCGCAAACGAGACGGCTTGCTCTTGGGAGTGTGAAGTTTGCACACTTCGCAATCCTACAAACTACCTCTGCTGTGACGCTTGCGGCGTCGAAAGGCCACAACGCAAAAGGCGGAAAGTTGAGCGCGAATCGGCTTCTAGTACGCCTCAATCTGCAGTAATCGACTTGACGAGCAGTCCGCCCAAAAACAAAGGCAAAGGGCGTCGCATATCGCACATCCggcagccaagcccgccacCGGCGTTGTCATGGACCTGCCAGGCTTGCGGAATGGAAATGGAGCGTCAGTGGTGGTCGTGCATGAGATGCGGATGGGTCAAGGACAACTCCAAGTAG
- a CDS encoding Amidase (COG:I~COG:J~COG:T~EggNog:ENOG503NTYP), with protein MLLDYLQHRRDCRFKQDERVSRIKALKAYHAPFSVLDRQTVNRPIEELVNEVHKDPSKAADLLLTYGKIALKAHEKTNCVTEVLIKDAEKWIKEGSINFKGSLAGIPVSLKDTIDVKGYDSSVGMTCNVHKPKAEDGPMARLLKDIGAVPYVKTNIPVTLLSFESANDIWGRSTNPYNSKYSPGGSTGGEGALLALGGRIGIGSDVAGSVRCPAHFSGIYALKCSTGRWPKLGMTTSMPGQDGVPAVYSPMARTMNDLMYFTRAVLQQGTYNYDPSCHPIPWRTDVVTEYKEKKKMRVGVYRTDGVIDPSPACRRALEMTEAALRKAGHEIVEIEPPSGYEGLYLASRLLCADGLDTVSGFFASGEWNDRGVAQMRYYAKLPRFVKYFHYLYLRYIRRDPLWAGLLRDWHPTTTHEYWSLISRREMYKRQWFEMWQTAKLDFIIAPPNATPAVPHDGMHDAVSSCAYTFLFNLIDYTAGVIPVTHVDRIKDRLPSTFNVKKLNGIARGAYKLYDANAMHGLPVGVQVIGRRLEEEKVLTLMERVEDALGDDAFKLLELD; from the exons ATGTTGTTGGACTACTTGCAGCATCGCCGGGACTG CCGGTTCAAGCAGGATGAGCGTGTCAGTCGTAtcaaggcgctcaaggccTACCACGCCCCCTTCAGCGTCCTCGACAGGCAAACCGTCAACAGGCCCATCGAGGAGCTTGTCAACGAGGTGCACAAGGACCCCAGCAAGGCCGCGGATCTTCTCCTCACCTACGGCAAGATAGCTCTCAAGGCTCACGAAAAGACCAACTGCGTCACCGAGGTTCTCATCAAGGATGCCGAGAAGTGGATCAAGGAGGGCTCCATCAACTTCAAGGGTTCCCTGGCAGGCATTCCCGTCAGCCTCAAGGACACCATTGATGTCAAGGGCTATGACAGCTCCGTCGGCATGACCTGCAATGTGCACAAGCCTAAGGCTGAGGATGGCCCGATGGCGCGATTACTCAAGGATATCGGCGCCGTGCCCTACGTCAAGACGAACATCCCTGTCACCCTGCTCAGCTTCGAGTCTGCAAACGATATCTGGGGCCGGTCCACGAACCCGTACAACAGCAAGTACAGCCCGGGCGGCTCaaccggcggcgagggcgctcTCCTCGCTCTTGGTGGTCGCATTGGCATCGGCAGCGACGTCGCTGGCAGTGTGCGCTGCCCCGCCCACTTCTCCGGCATCTACGCGCTCAAGTGCTCGACCGGCCGCTGGCCCAAGCTCGGCATGACCACCAGCATGCCCGGTCAGGACGGTGTTCCTGCTGTCTACAGCCCGATGGCTCGCACGATGAATGACCTCATGTATTTCACCCGCGCCGTTCTGCAGCAGGGCACCTACAACTACGACCCTTCCTGCCATCCCATACCTTGGAGAACGGACGTCGTCACCGAGtacaaggagaagaagaagatgcgCGTTGGCGTCTACCGTACGGATGGTGTCATTGACCCCAGCCCCGCCTGCAGGCGAGCTCTCGAgatgacggaggcggcgctgcgcaaggCTGGCCACGAGATTGTGGAAATTGAGCCCCCTTCAGGATATGAAGGTCTCTACTTGGCTTCCAGGTTGCTTTGTGCCGACGGTCTGGATACTGTCAGTGGTTTCTTCGCGTCGGGCGAGTGGAacgaccgcggcgtcgcgcagaTGCGGTATTACGCCAAGCTTCCTCGGTTCGTCAAGTATTTCCACTACCTCTACCTGCGATACATCCGCCGCGATCCTCTATGGGCCGGCCTTCTCCGCGACTGgcacccgacgacgacgcacgaGTACTGGAGCCTCATCTCGCGCAGAGAGATGTACAAGCGCCAGTGGTTCGAGATGTGGCAGACTGCCAAGCTTGACTTCATCATTGCACCTCCCAACGCCACGCCGGCTGTCCCGCACGACGGCATGCACGACGCCGTGAGCAGCTGCGCTTACACCTTCCTCTTCAATCTG ATTGACTATACTGCCGGCGTCATCCCCGTAACCCACGTCGATAGGATCAAGGACAGACTCCCCAGCACCTTCAacgtcaagaagctcaacgGCATTGCCCGCGGCGCGTACAAGCTCTACGATGCAAACGCCATGCACGGCCTGCCCGTCGGTGTGCAGGTCATTGGACGACGGCTGGAGGAAGAGAAGGTCCTGACGCTCATGGAGCGGGTGGAGGATGCTCTTGGGGATGACGCATtcaagctgctggagctAGACTAG